Proteins from a single region of Haliaeetus albicilla chromosome Z, bHalAlb1.1, whole genome shotgun sequence:
- the CZH9orf40 gene encoding uncharacterized protein C9orf40 homolog: protein MAKRRAEPLVCHVPVKRLLREPAPPPRAAAPERRPRGEATGAGPAAPKRKLEEAEAPPGKRPGLRGSSSRGEQGDAGGRRRRRGGPAAPQDERTVEGRAGGRGKERDAAAEQEEEFCQYNSFLYWRAPLPAIDLSDIQNVDGGTPPEAKTPSRTDAMETEMET, encoded by the exons atGGCCAAGCGGCGCGCGGAGCCGTTAGTGTGTCACGTGCCCGTCAAACGGCTCTTGCGCGagccggcgccgccgccccgcgctgCCGCGCCCGAGCGGCGCCCCCGGGGCGAAGCGACgggcgccggccccgccgccccgaaACGGAagctggaggaggcagaggcGCCGCCGGGCAAGCGGCCCGGGCTGCGGGGGAGCAGCTCCCGCGGGGAGCAGGGGGACGCGgggggcaggcggcggcggcgcggcgggcccGCGGCGCCCCAGGACGAGCGGACGGTGGAGGGACGCGCCGGTGGCCGGGGCAAAGAGCGGGACGCCGCCGCTGAG CAAGAAGAAGAATTCTGTCAGTATAACTCATTCCTGTATTGGAGAGCACCACTGCCTGCTATTGATTTGTCTGATATTCAGAACGTAGATGGAGGGACTCCACCAGAAGCTAAAACTCCTTCAAGGACTGATGCTATGGAGACTGAAATGGAGACCTGA
- the CARNMT1 gene encoding carnosine N-methyltransferase isoform X1, with protein MSATCAVSRKAQPPPPPLPPPRPPSERDPPAKAMRRGLRRGHEEEREQMPWPGESAVGGCGEPEVEQAASLSDERRRRQPQEPRALAAAAAGEEAEEERLEREHFRRIINAFRYYGTNMHERVNRTERQFKSLPPNQQNLLPQFLPHLDKIRKCIDHNQEILQTIVNDCVHMFENKEYGEDGRGKITPASTFDMDKLKSTLKQFVRDWSEEGKPERDSCYQPIISEIVKNFPKERWDFSKVNILVPGAGLGRLAWEIAMLGYACQGNEWSLFMLFSSNFVLNRCSEINSCKLYPWIHQFSNNRRSADQIRPIYFPDVDPHSLPSGSNFSMTAGDFQEIYSECNTWDCIATCFFIDTAHNVIDYIDTIWKILKPGGIWINVGPLLYHFENLGNELSIELSYEDIKNVILQYGFHIEVEKESVLSTYTVNELSMMKYYYECVLFVVRKPE; from the exons ATGTCGGCCACGTGCGCCGTCTCCCGTAAagcgcagccgccgccgccgccgctgccgccgccgcgtCCTCCGAGCGAGAGGGATCCGCCGGCCAAGGCGATGCGcagggggctgcggcggggccaCGAGGAGGAGCGGGAGCAGATGCCGTGGCCGGGAGAGAGCGCGGTCGGCGGGTGCGGTGAGCCCGAGGTGGAGCAGGCGGCCTCGCTGAGCGACGAGCGGCGCAGGCGACAGCCGCAAGAGCCGAGGGCGCTGGCGGCCGCGGCAGCcggggaggaggcggaggaggagcGGCTGGAGCGGGAGCATTTCCGGAGGATCATCAACGCCTTCCGATACTACGG aaCAAATATGCACGAACGAGTGAACAGAACAGAGAGGCAGTTTAAATCTCTCCCACCTAACCAGCAGAATCTTCTTCCTCAATTCCTTCCTCACCTTGACAAGATTCGGAAGTGCATTGACCATAATCAAGAGATACTACAGACCATTGTGAATGACTGCGTTCAtatgtttgaaaataaagaatatggAGAAGAT GGAAGAGGGAAGATTACACCAGCTTCAACATTTGACATGGATAAATTAAAATCCACTTTGAAGCAATTTGTGAGAGACTGGAGTGAAGAGGGAAAGCCTGAGAGAGATTCCTGCTACCAGCCAATCATTAGTGAAATTGTAAAGAACTTCCCAAAAGAAAGATG GGATTTCTCCAAAGTTAATATCCTGGTACCTGGTGCTGGGCTAGGTAGATTGGCGTGGGAAATAGCTATGCTCGGTTATGCTTGCCAAGGAAATGAATGGAGCCTCTTTATGCTCTTTTCTTCTAACTTTGTACTCAACAG aTGCTCTGAAATTAACTCATGTAAGCTTTATCCCTGGATTCATCAGTTTAGCAATAACAGAAGATCTGCTGATCAGATACGTCCAATTTATTTCCCTGATGTTGATCCTCACAGTCTTCCTTCTGGTTCAAACTTCTCTATGACAGCAGGGGATTTTCAAGAAATATATTCCGAGTGCA ATACATGGGACTGCATAGCAACTTGCTTTTTCATAGATACAGCACATAATGTTATTGATTACATTGATACTATATGGAAAATACTAAAGCCTGGAGGAATATGGATAAATGTAG GTCCTCTCTTGTACCACTTCGAAAACTTGGGAAATGAACTTTCTATAGAATTAAGCTACGAGGATATAAAAAATGTTATACTGCAATATGGATTCCATATAGAG gtggAGAAAGAATCTGTACTGTCAACTTACACTGTGAATGAACTCTCCATGATGAAATACTACTATGAATGCGTGTTGTTTGTGGTGAGAAAACCAGAATAG
- the CARNMT1 gene encoding carnosine N-methyltransferase isoform X2 — protein sequence MCPKSPRTNMHERVNRTERQFKSLPPNQQNLLPQFLPHLDKIRKCIDHNQEILQTIVNDCVHMFENKEYGEDGRGKITPASTFDMDKLKSTLKQFVRDWSEEGKPERDSCYQPIISEIVKNFPKERWDFSKVNILVPGAGLGRLAWEIAMLGYACQGNEWSLFMLFSSNFVLNRCSEINSCKLYPWIHQFSNNRRSADQIRPIYFPDVDPHSLPSGSNFSMTAGDFQEIYSECNTWDCIATCFFIDTAHNVIDYIDTIWKILKPGGIWINVGPLLYHFENLGNELSIELSYEDIKNVILQYGFHIEVEKESVLSTYTVNELSMMKYYYECVLFVVRKPE from the exons atGTGCCCCAAGTCGCCTCG aaCAAATATGCACGAACGAGTGAACAGAACAGAGAGGCAGTTTAAATCTCTCCCACCTAACCAGCAGAATCTTCTTCCTCAATTCCTTCCTCACCTTGACAAGATTCGGAAGTGCATTGACCATAATCAAGAGATACTACAGACCATTGTGAATGACTGCGTTCAtatgtttgaaaataaagaatatggAGAAGAT GGAAGAGGGAAGATTACACCAGCTTCAACATTTGACATGGATAAATTAAAATCCACTTTGAAGCAATTTGTGAGAGACTGGAGTGAAGAGGGAAAGCCTGAGAGAGATTCCTGCTACCAGCCAATCATTAGTGAAATTGTAAAGAACTTCCCAAAAGAAAGATG GGATTTCTCCAAAGTTAATATCCTGGTACCTGGTGCTGGGCTAGGTAGATTGGCGTGGGAAATAGCTATGCTCGGTTATGCTTGCCAAGGAAATGAATGGAGCCTCTTTATGCTCTTTTCTTCTAACTTTGTACTCAACAG aTGCTCTGAAATTAACTCATGTAAGCTTTATCCCTGGATTCATCAGTTTAGCAATAACAGAAGATCTGCTGATCAGATACGTCCAATTTATTTCCCTGATGTTGATCCTCACAGTCTTCCTTCTGGTTCAAACTTCTCTATGACAGCAGGGGATTTTCAAGAAATATATTCCGAGTGCA ATACATGGGACTGCATAGCAACTTGCTTTTTCATAGATACAGCACATAATGTTATTGATTACATTGATACTATATGGAAAATACTAAAGCCTGGAGGAATATGGATAAATGTAG GTCCTCTCTTGTACCACTTCGAAAACTTGGGAAATGAACTTTCTATAGAATTAAGCTACGAGGATATAAAAAATGTTATACTGCAATATGGATTCCATATAGAG gtggAGAAAGAATCTGTACTGTCAACTTACACTGTGAATGAACTCTCCATGATGAAATACTACTATGAATGCGTGTTGTTTGTGGTGAGAAAACCAGAATAG